A portion of the Naumovozyma castellii chromosome 2, complete genome genome contains these proteins:
- the REV7 gene encoding Rev7p (ancestral locus Anc_2.211) translates to MNKWVTKWIKIYLKCFINLILFHRNVYPSVSFDFTTYQAFNLPQFIPINRHPDLQEYIEELILDVISKLTHIYRFCICIIDKENGLRIEKYVLDFGEFQHQQSNEQDDDVINETEVFDEFRSSLNSLISHLEKLNAIKDDAVSFEVVINAIDLELGHRGMENIKNLDAKLGYDRDINWTKAHEDENLPEETEHVGLYKPKINMTSLVGCDVGPLIIHQFCERLTLSDGTLESIYSNMDESSIMESLP, encoded by the coding sequence ATGAATAAATGGGTCACAAAATGGATaaagatatatttgaaatgttttATTAACTTGATCTTATTTCATAGGAACGTGTACCCGTCAGtttcttttgattttaCGACATATCAAGCATTTAACCTACCCCAATTCATACCCATTAACAGACACCCCGATTTACAAGAATACATTGAGGAACTGATCCTGGATGTTATTAGTAAATTGACCCACATTTATCGGTTTTGTATTTGTATCattgataaagaaaatggatTACGTATAGAGAAGTATGTCTTAGATTTTGGTGAatttcaacatcaacaaagtaatgaacaagatgatgatgtaATTAATGAGACTGAAGTATTTGATGAGTTTCGATCCAGCTTGAATAGTTTGATTAGTCATTTGGAGAAGTTAAATGCCATTAAGGATGATGCCGTCAGTTTTGAAGTTGTCATTAATGCCATCGATTTAGAACTAGGACATAGAGgaatggaaaatattaagaatttaGATGCCAAGTTGGGTTACGACAGAGATATAAATTGGACTAAGGCCCATGAGGACGAGAATTTACCTGAAGAGACAGAACATGTTGGATTATATAAACCAAAGATAAATATGACCTCGTTGGTAGGTTGTGATGTGGGACCGCTTATCATTCATCAATTCTGTGAACGGCTAACCCTATCTGACGGCACATTGGAATCCATTTATTCTAATATGGACGAGAGTAGCATTATGGAATCATTACCTTGA
- the VHS2 gene encoding Vhs2p (ancestral locus Anc_2.222): MDTSSSKGSPVIDNSQIFERNVEDPYILTKTTSSNLSRHASHTNLLLQRKTSTASNNTNYKPRYVSTSNLNALSPQYTNSSISTTNSLSQLTTTTTNNGDYVLPNHNSMDHHHNLENFVPPALDAGCSIVTDKDTNLDDIDMIYSKRPSTIGLNMALGRTRTNSLSPSNQANRRPSLASSSSEADLPTTSRNLRQTVSSSSPPSAHPRLLRFYSYVDMLSDENLNQNQNTNTNQMHSTNNVRPSLLSHYSSNSTYSPRLHLSPTSSVKTQFNNPFFNPIAATNSATTTNRAGPHRNSILLRRYSSGASNSPIETIDNTPMNTDKLMSLRKSLSSMNKNHHNRTQHSSSPNIMKNSKFHFDSSSSSEDLTSDDSDNEQQQQLQQPLDEDQQFKECIDGLTLEDDENNTDPLTSTHTILSQPFIPSRSGSNHQQEISPILVPQPHPGLQTLTSSPNTITTNDFSSTLYRPKTLSFSESLNHHHHHHQSLFPIQTTEDTTTTTTTSPHNDEFDENLQTEKLTDILRRRVNNASRNTNIIDGDHIDDCKGDITNSNSNSDSTITAINSNKS, from the coding sequence ATGGACACCTCCAGTAGCAAGGGCTCACCAGTAATAGATAACTCGCAGATCTTCGAGCGAAACGTCGAAGATCCATACATCCTGACAAAGACCACTTCAAGCAACTTGTCAAGACATGCTAGTCATACGAATCTGCTTTTGCAACGGAAGACAAGCACAGCTTCCAATAATACAAATTATAAGCCAAGATACGTTTCCacttcaaatttgaatgcCCTGTCCCCACAATACACAAATTCCTCCATATCTACCACAAATTCGTTGAGTCAATTAACAACAACGACAACAAATAATGGAGATTACGTCTTACCCAACCATAATTCAATGgatcatcatcataatttggaaaatttcgTACCACCAGCGTTGGATGCAGGTTGCTCAATAGTCACGGATAAGGATACAAATTTGGATGATATAGATATGATATATTCTAAGAGACCGTCAACTATTGGTTTGAATATGGCTTTGGGtagaacaagaacaaataGTCTATCTCCTTCCAATCAGGCAAATAGAAGACCTTCCCTggcatcttcatcatccgAAGCAGATTTACCAAcaacttcaagaaatttaagACAAACAGtatcttcctcttcaccTCCTTCAGCACATCCAAGGTTATTAAGATTTTATTCATACGTGGATATGTTGTctgatgaaaatttaaatcaaaatcaaaatacAAATACAAATCAAATGCATAGTACTAATAATGTAAGACCCTCGCTATTATCAcattattcttcaaattcaactTATAGTCCAAGACTACATCTTTCACCAACATCATCTGTAAAGACACAATTCAATAACCCATTCTTTAACCCAATTGCAGCAACCAAttcagcaacaacaacaaacagGGCAGGACCTCATAGAAATAGTATCTTATtaagaagatattcaagTGGTGCTTCTAATTCACCCATTGAAACTATAGATAATACACCAATGAATACGGATAAATTAATGTCATTAAGGAAAAGtttatcttcaatgaataaaaATCATCACAATCGTACGCAGCATTCATCTTCACCTAATATtatgaagaattcaaaatttcattttgacTCTTCAAGTAGTAGTGAAGATCTCACTTCTGATGATTCAGATAatgaacaacaacaacaattacaacaacCTTTGGATGAGGATCaacaatttaaagaatgtATCGATGGTTTGACATTAGAAGACGATGAAAACAACACAGATCCCCTTACCTCCACTCATACTATTTTAAGCCAACCTTTCATACCATCAAGATCGGGTTCCAATCATCAACAGGAGATAAGTCCCATATTAGTACCGCAACCTCATCCCGGTTTGCAAACATTAACCAGTTCACCTAATACAATCACTACGAACGATTTCAGTTCTACTTTATATAGGCCTAAAACTTTGTCTTTCTCTGAATCTCTTaatcatcaccatcaccACCATCAATCACTATTCCCAATTCAAACTACTGAAgatacaacaacaacaacaacaacaagtCCTCACAATGACGAATTTGATGAGAATTTACAAACGGAAAAACTGACTGATATCTTAAGAAGAAGAGTCAATAATGCTTCTAGAAATACAAATATCATCGATGGTGATCATATTGATGATTGTAAAGGTGACATTaccaattcaaattcaaattcagatTCAACGATTACTGCTATTAATAGTAATAAATCATAA
- the TMA108 gene encoding Tma108p (ancestral locus Anc_2.217) has product MGNKILALVAALLPKNYNLELELDPSKPNFKGSLTADLRVNKKSNANGISQFELHSRNLVITSASITTEAREYPLTVSCDETAQLAVFQFSKGNSLPSLEESETIQLNVKYVGSVQQVSSNRDQTVGIFKSSFNDGKNHIFATHCQPSFARSIFPCIDEPSFKCSIQLSIKTLTGFKVLSNVSQQSIETTTKNGYKLVKFNKTPLMTTSVFGFVAGHLDVLKSQVPEQEVGYPMVPIAVYSPIQINDATFTLDTILKYLPKLQSFFQNKFPLDKLDFVLLPFLNDMAMENFGLITIQMNHLLLSPTNLSNNMIRLQCEQLIVHELVHQWMGNFVSFDSWSHLWFNESFATWLACHLVSDNDTHDNDSHSYWNSDAYLLQQLEPQLISDSTITRKSIMDDISQLDLNKQDLITNDIFNHIAYTKGITMLRSLQLCIGDQLLSKAMSDLFNDNLALFHEKSVKPMDIWNHVGKFLKSENIPNFMSSWTRIPGFPLLSVSKEDAESTNLVQHRFLVDSKLDQVEDVPYHIPLFIKLPNGELDKENILMTDRTMNLKYPITLCNHNAQGYYRVSYESGLCYADFIKQIEEDKLSQLDLMKIIVDLSHIIGNPNYEKPIHLLGFFKLFKYLSEKVTKKPDLWEPISQCLSILEAIQLSVRVYGKGSKSPLGLDIITILWNAINLDTKSTYELQALGSLLTLTKTEPRSVEVAESYYSTLRSDSSDNKKVPSELVSSIFQVIVANLQNVKQWKKFHELIKATDRILKNIEGSYYPEGEQGKRLFIEDIYDNLGRNNDEELVKKTLNFIDGTIENEPAIQIMQGLANSIVGEPAKIELVWDWFVSHFHQWLRRSQKIPKISIIVESISFSVFQLVQVSHSDDLRSFIESEKDQVKDKLDLEGIWVDVQSAAISRLKLYEDSNSL; this is encoded by the coding sequence ATGGGAAACAAGATATTAGCACTAGTAGCTGCCTTGTTGCCAAAGAATTATAATTTGGAACTGGAATTAGATCCATCAAAACCAAATTTTAAAGGTTCTTTGACCGCCGATTTGCGTGTGAATAAAAAGAGTAATGCTAATGGCATTTCCCAATTTGAATTACATTCTAGAAATTTGGTCATTACTTCCGCTAGTATTACCACTGAAGCAAGAGAGTATCCCTTGACTGTATCCTGTGATGAAACAGCACAATTAGctgttttccaattctcGAAAGGAAACTCTTTGCCATCATTGGAGGAGAGCGAAACcattcaattgaatgtTAAATACGTCGGATCTGTTCAGCAAGTTAGTTCAAACAGGGACCAAACTGTGGGAATCTTtaaatcttctttcaatgatGGGAAGAATCATATCTTTGCCACTCATTGTCAACCGAGCTTTGCCAGATCCATTTTCCCATGTATTGACGAACCATCTTTTAAATGCTCCATTCAATTATCCATAAAGACATTGACAGGGTTTAAGGTATTATCTAATGTGTCTCAACAATCTATAGAGACAACAACCAAAAATGGATACAAATTGGTTAAGTTTAATAAGACACCATTGATGACAACATCTGTCTTTGGGTTCGTCGCAGGTCATCTAGATGTATTGAAATCTCAAGTACCGGAACAGGAGGTTGGGTATCCAATGGTCCCCATAGCTGTGTATTCACCCATTCAAATTAATGACGCTACATTCACTTTGGACActatattgaaatatttaccCAAACTGCAATCGTTCTTCCAAAACAAATTCCCTTTGGATAAATTAGATTTCGTACTATTACCATTCTTAAACGATATGGCtatggaaaattttggtCTAATCACcattcaaatgaatcatttattattatctcCAACTAATTTATCTAATAACATGATTAGATTACAATGTGAACAACTAATTGTTCATGAATTGGTTCATCAATGGATGGGGAACTTTGTTTCCTTTGATTCTTGGTCTCATTTATGGTTTAATGAATCGTTTGCCACTTGGCTTGCTTGTCATCTAGTTTCTGATAATGATACCCATGATAATGATTCTCATTCCTACTGGAATAGTGATGCCTATTTGTTACAACAATTGGAACCACAACTCATTAGTGATTCTACCATTACAAGAAAATCTATCATGGATGATATCTCTCAATTGGATCTGAACAAACAAGATCTTATCACGAATGATATCTTCAACCATATTGCATACACCAAGGGTATCACCATGTTGAGATCGTTGCAATTATGTATAGGTGATCAACTATTGAGCAAGGCCATGTCTGACCtatttaatgataatttagCATTGTTTCATGAAAAGAGCGTGAAGCCAATGGATATTTGGAATCATGTGGGGAAGTTCTTAAAATCggaaaatattccaaattttaTGAGTTCCTGGACAAGAATACCTGGCTTCCCTTTATTGAGTGTCAGTAAAGAAGATGCAGAATCTACTAATTTGGTTCAACATCGATTCCTGGTGGACTCCAAATTGGATCAAGTGGAAGATGTGCCATATCATATTCCTTTGTTTATTAAACTACCTAACGGTGAACTCGAcaaggaaaatattttgatgaCTGATAGAACcatgaatttgaaatatccGATCACTTTATGCAACCATAATGCGCAAGGTTATTATAGAGTTTCTTATGAATCAGGATTATGTTATGCTGATTTTATAAAACAAATAGAGGAAGATAAACTAAGTCAGTTGGATCTAATGAAAATTATTGTCGATTTATCCCATATCATTGGGAACCCAAATTATGAGAAACCGATTCATTTATTGGgattcttcaaattatttaaatatttgtcTGAAAAGGTGACAAAGAAGCCAGATCTATGGGAACCTATTTCTCAATGTCTTTCGATATTGGAAGCAATTCAATTATCTGTCCGCGTGTATGGTAAAGGGAGTAAATCTCCTCTCGGCTTGGATATCATCACAATATTATGGAACGCCATTAATCTAGATACCAAGTCAACCTATGAGTTACAAGCACTTGGTAGTTTGTTAACATTGACAAAAACGGAGCCTAGGTCCGTAGAAGTTGCAGAAAGCTACTATTCCACACTAAGAAGCGACTCTAGTGACAACAAAAAAGTTCCCTCGGAACTAGTCTCATCGATTTTCCAAGTCATTGTTGCTAATTTGCAAAATGTCAAACAGtggaagaaattccatGAGTTGATCAAGGCCACAGACCGCATCCTAAAGAATATTGAAGGTTCCTATTACCCCGAAGGTGAACAGGGAAAAcgattatttattgaagatataTATGATAATTTGGGACGTaacaatgatgaagagCTTGTGAAGAAGACCTTAAACTTCATTGATGGTACCATTGAGAACGAACCAGCTATTCAGATTATGCAAGGTTTAGCAAATTCCATTGTCGGTGAACCCGCTAAGATAGAATTGGTTTGGGATTGGTTTGTTTCTCATTTCCACCAATGGCTTCGTAGATCTCAAAAGATACCCAAGATATCAATTATAGTGGAAAGTATTTCATTTTCCGTATTCCAATTGGTTCAAGTAAGCCATTCTGATGATTTACGCTCGTTTATAGAGTCGGAGAAGGATCAAGTTAAAGACAAGTTAGATTTGGAAGGTATTTGGGTAGATGTACAAAGTGCGGCAATTTCCAGATTGAAATTATATGAAGATTCCAATTCCTTATAA
- the OM45 gene encoding Om45p (ancestral locus Anc_2.219), with amino-acid sequence MSSRIVIGTAAGLATLLSYSLYNREKKRTPSSLNGGPYLTQDELFNLRTGQGITGKVLQSYHLPNYQDKWSSKLKDGIFDDFGALWRALLFQKNQMAQMNGDVMLRDLERGKRMAVKNYNDAVRVYNQYIDDYKEHDKSWLYDSIRHQVEKARNELDDAVYQFKHFGENLEDSDTLSNTTSKFKESWNNIKPGKTVDPEEVDKIVASQSVYGWGENAQEFAREEMEENVRRQQQQTDAAAKKLKAFKQNALDKGWFLLNKDKVEEEEQVAENALKGLEGWGENAAQFAKDEYEDIKWQLGTSKESLTDKVDKSWEKMADAKKKLDETQAKWWEFGQKKNNELYEEAKRQYDLAETDYQKARKKLSEWNDKMWEKTDSSIHTLKEGSEKANEKIQSGLSKTQNYIRDQ; translated from the coding sequence atGTCTTCAAGAATCGTCATTGGGACAGCAGCCGGTCTAGCCACTTTACTAAGTTATTCCCTTTATAACCgtgaaaagaaaaggacCCCCTCTTCTTTGAATGGAGGTCCTTATTTAACTCAAGATGAGTTATTCAATTTAAGAACGGGGCAAGGAATCACTGGGAAAGTGTTACAAAGTTACCATTTGCCCAACTACCAAGATAAATGGAGTtctaaattgaaagatgggatttttgatgattttggTGCTCTTTGGAGAGCccttcttttccaaaagaaTCAAATGGCACAAATGAATGGGGATGTCATGTTAAGGGACTTGGAAAGAGGGAAGAGAATGGCTGTGAAGAACTATAATGACGCGGTGAGGGTTTATAATCAGTATATTGATGATTATAAGGAGCACGATAAGAGCTGGCTTTATGATTCTATTAGGCATCAGGTGGAAAAGGCTCGTAATGAGTTAGATGATGCTGTATATCAATTTAAACACTTTGGTGAAAATTTGGAGGATAGTGATACGTTAAGTAACACTACGAGTAAGTTTAAGGAAAGCTGGAACAACATTAAACCCGGTAAGACTGTGGATCCTGAAGAAGTAGATAAGATTGTGGCTAGTCAAAGTGTTTATGGATGGGGTGAAAACGCACAAGAATTTGCTCGtgaagaaatggaagagAATGTGAGAAgacaacagcaacaaacTGACGCTGCTgcaaagaaattaaaggcTTTCAAACAAAATGCTCTTGACAAGGGTTGgtttttattaaataaggATAAGgtggaagaggaagaacagGTTGCTGAGAATGCTTTGAAAGGATTAGAAGGTTGGGGTGAAAATGCTGCACAATTTGCTAAAGATGAAtatgaagatattaaatgGCAACTTGGTACATCAAAAGAATCTTTAACTGATAAAGTTGATAAGAGTTGGGAGAAAATGGCTGATgctaagaagaaattagatGAAACTCAAGCAAAATGGTGGGAATTTggacaaaagaaaaacaatgAATTGTATGAAGAGGCCAAGAGACAATACGATCTAGCTGAAACCGACTATCAAAAGGCTAGGAAGAAGTTGAGTGAATGGAACGATAAAATGTGGGAAAAGACAGATAGTTCCATTCACACTTTAAAGGAAGGTTCAGAAAAGgctaatgaaaaaattcaatcaGGTTTAAGTAAGACTCAAAATTACATCAGGGACCAGTAA
- the RPL16A gene encoding 60S ribosomal protein uL13 (ancestral locus Anc_2.228), producing the protein MSTFEPVFVVDGKGHLVGRLASIVAKQLLNGQKVVVVRTEALNISGEFFRNKLKYHDYLRKATIFNKTRGPFHFRAPSRIFYKAVRGMVSHKTARGKAAMERLKVFEGIPPPYDKKKRVVVPNALRVLRLKPGRKYTTLGQLSSSVGWKYEDVVSKLEDKRKVRSAEYYAKKKAFTKKFTSANAAASESDVAKQLASFGY; encoded by the coding sequence ATGAGTACTTTTGAACCAGTTTTCGTTGTTGATGGTAAGGGACATTTAGTTGGTCGTTTAGCCTCCATTGTTGCTAAGCAATTACTAAATGGTCAAaaagttgttgttgttagAACTGAAGCTTTAAACATTTCTGGTGAATTCTTcagaaacaaattaaaGTACCACGACTACTTGAGAAAGGCTACTATCTTCAACAAGACCCGTGGTCCATTCCATTTCAGAGCCCCATCCAGAATCTTCTACAAGGCTGTTAGAGGTATGGTTTCCCATAAGACTGCTCGTGGTAAGGCTGCCATGGAAAGATTAAAGGTCTTTGAAGGTATTCCACCACCATAtgacaagaagaagagagtTGTTGTTCCAAATGCTTTGAGAGTCTTGAGATTGAAGCCAGGTAGAAAATACACTACTTTGGGTCAATTATCCTCCTCTGTTGGTTGGAAGTACGAAGATGTTGTCTCCAAGTTGGAAGACAAGAGAAAGGTCAGATCTGCCGAATACTACGCTAAGAAGAAGGCTTTCACCAAGAAGTTTACTTCTGCTAATGCTGCCGCTTCTGAATCCGATGTTGCCAAACAATTAGCTTCTTTCGGTTACTAA
- the FKH1 gene encoding forkhead family transcription factor FKH1 (ancestral locus Anc_2.230) — protein MPYQQQQQQQSTSKYYMDADDQGVINAVMSVLSSPPEQPVVANQYSNALTAADSEIEAYAKLSGKDWTYYVKDLNVVIGRNTDNVNLLPAEFTVNPSIHIDLGPTKVVSRKHAVIKFNIDTAKWELFVLGRNGAKVDFMRVKSGPDVPPYPLVSGSIIDIGGVQMIFVLPDQPPTFAESSIEHLVPRLIDSYGVRGNNNSKLRDLIQTSNYMKTYVADKITPGLFNNNEPNSMDSGKITESETASPQVRDPGMSIGTPPTSSPKKVSKALGKGKGKRDKPPQSYATMIAEAILSTEEGIITLASIYEYITTHYPWYLTTKTGWQNSVRHNLSLNTAFEKVPKRINEPGKGMYWRISKQYKDDFMKRWEENRIHSTKRGSAVDRILQLHLSKHQRLPEQKPYEEEPKVITTQDMAEVNSKKRSAEQAELENREQVEAANETHQDITMTSLNQDVLM, from the coding sequence ATGCCCtatcaacagcaacagcaacaacaaagtACTTCCAAATATTACATGGATGCTGATGATCAAGGCGTTATTAATGCCGTTATGTCAGTTCTGTCCTCTCCACCAGAACAGCCTGTCGTTGCGAATCAGTATTCTAATGCATTGACAGCAGCTGACTCTGAAATTGAAGCATATGCGAAATTATCAGGCAAAGACTGGACATACTACGTTAAAGATTTGAACGTTGTCATAGGTAGAAACACAGACAATGTCAACCTATTACCTGCTGAATTTACTGTGAACCCTAGTATTCATATCGATTTGGGTCCCACGAAAGTGGTTTCAAGAAAACATGCCgtcattaaatttaatattgACACAGCAAAGTGGGAATTATTTGTCTTGGGACGTAACGGTGCCAAAGTCGATTTTATGAGAGTAAAATCAGGGCCAGATGTCCCACCTTATCCACTTGTTTCTGGCTCTATAATAGATATTGGCGGTGTTCAAATGATCTTTGTTCTCCCTGATCAGCCGCCTACATTTGCTGAAAGTTCGATAGAACATCTAGTTCCACGTTTGATCGATTCTTATGGAGTCAGAGGGAATAACAACTCAAAGTTACGTGATCTTATTCAAACTTCAAATTATATGAAGACTTATGTCGCGGATAAGATAACACCAGGattgtttaataataatgaaccCAATTCGATGGATTCCGGTAAAATTACAGAATCTGAAACTGCTTCTCCGCAGGTGCGAGATCCTGGTATGAGTATTGGTACACCGCCAACATCTTCACCAAAGAAAGTAAGTAAAGCTTTAGGGAAAGGGAAAGGGAAAAGGGATAAACCCCCTCAGTCTTATGCTACAATGATTGCGGAGGCTATCTTATCAACGGAGGAGGGAATAATTACCCTTGCATCCATTTATGAATACATTACGACACATTACCCATGGTATTTGACCACTAAGACGGGTTGGCAGAATTCGGTAAGACATAATCTATCATTAAACACAGCATTTGAAAAAGTTCCGAAAAGAATTAATGAGCCAGGTAAAGGTATGTATTGGAGAATAAGCAAACAATACAAGGATGATTTTATGAAAAGGTGGGAAGAGAATAGGATACATTCTACGAAACGTGGAAGTGCCGTGGATAGAATTTTACAATTGCATCTTTCTAAGCATCAGAGATTACCTGAACAAAAACCCTATGAAGAGGAACCTAAGGTGATTACTACACAGGATATGGCTGAAGTTAATAGTAAGAAGCGTTCTGCAGAACAGGCTGAGTTGGAAAATAGGGAACAAGTGGAGGCTGCTAATGAAACGCATCAAGATATTACAATGACAAGTCTGAATCAGGACGTATTAATGTGA
- the FLX1 gene encoding flavin adenine dinucleotide transporter FLX1 (ancestral locus Anc_2.227): MHELTPIQKEIISGLSAGSLTTLIVHPLDLIKVRLQLLATTTTQQHQKGYTYLINELINNSKKMGSQGPIYNLIKESYRGLPINLLGNAVAWSLYFTIYNSTKDYMFQNNYLHNNNTTIFLTSGLISGISTTLLTNPLWVIKTRIMSTSRHHKDSYKSIRHGFKSLLTKEGPKAIWMGLLPSLLGVSQGAIYFMIYDNLKLHFNVNLNKSKKDNANANLKIVLISSLSKMLSVMSVYPFQLLKSNLQTFRSVTNNIPQNDYHFITLIRKIYRDNGIKGLYKGLSANLLRAIPSTCITFCIYENFKSKL, translated from the coding sequence ATGCATGAGCTGACCCCCATTCAGAAGGAAATAATATCCGGTCTGTCTGCTGGTTCACTAACAACTTTAATAGTTCATCCATTGGATCTAATTAAAGTGAGGTTACAATTGCTAGCAACCACTACCACTCAACAACATCAAAAGGGTTACACATATCTCATTAATGAACTAATTAATAACTCCAAGAAAATGGGCTCTCAAGGTCCAATCTATAACCTAATAAAGGAATCATATAGAGGATTACCCATCAACCTATTGGGGAACGCAGTAGCATGGTCGTTATATTTCACCATATATAACTCTACGAAGGATTATATGTTCCAAAATAACTATCTCCACAATAATAACACAACTATTTTTCTAACGTCCGGATTAATTAGTGGGATATCAACCACCCTATTGACTAATCCGTTATGGGTCATAAAGACAAGAATAATGTCTACTAGTAGACATCATAAGGATTCATACAAATCCATAAGGCATGGATTCAAATCGTTGTTAACTAAGGAGGGACCAAAAGCAATTTGGATGGGGTTGTTGCCCTCTTTATTGGGTGTTTCACAAGGTGCCATATATTTCATGATTTACGATAATTTAAAGCTGCATTTTAATGTTAACTTAAATAAATCGAAAAAGGACAATGCTAATGctaatttaaaaatagtACTGATATCGTCCCTCAGTAAGATGCTTTCTGTAATGAGCGTTTATCCTTTCCAATTGTTAAAATCGAATCTTCAAACGTTCAGATCCGTAACTAATAACATTCCCCAAAACGATTACCATTTTATTAcattaataagaaaaatttatagAGATAATGGAATAAAGGGACTCTATAAAGGATTATCCGCAAACCTACTGAGAGCAATTCCATCTACATGCATTACATTCTGTATATACGAAAATTTCAAGTCGAAACTTTAA
- the TPM2 gene encoding tropomyosin TPM2 (ancestral locus Anc_2.215) produces MEKIREKLNGLKLEAESWQEKYEELKEQFKQVEQDNVEKENQIKSLTTKNQQLDEEVEKLEEELSESKQLAEDSSNLKSNNDNFTKKNEQLEEELEEIDGKLKETIEKLRESDLNAEQLGRKVVALEEERDEWERKHEEISVKYEDAKKELDEIAASLENL; encoded by the coding sequence ATGGAAAAGATAAGAGAGAAGTTGAATGGTTTAAAATTGGAAGCCGAATCATGGCAAGAAAAGTATGAAGAGTTAAAGGAACAATTCAAGCAAGTGGAACAGGATAATGTCGAGAAggaaaatcaaataaaatcattgaCCACTAAAAATCAACAATTGGATGAAGAAGTCGagaaattagaagaagaattgagCGAATCCAAGCAATTAGCTGAAGATTCAAGcaatttgaaatctaataatgataactttaccaagaagaatgaacaattagaagaagaattggaagaaattgatggTAAGTTGAAGGAAACCATCGAGAAATTGAGAGAATCTGACTTAAACGCCGAACAATTAGGCAGAAAGGTTGTTGCTctagaagaagaaagagatgAATGGGAAAGAAAACATGAAGAGATTTCCGTTAAATACGAAGATGCCAAGAAggaattggatgaaattgcagcttctttggaaaatttataA
- the CSM2 gene encoding Csm2p (ancestral locus Anc_2.229), giving the protein MLRPCAEKVSRTYGECDMIEINHWDLITAWVSPKKIDLAKFISSALQDQPSQLYFIDATNSFPIREFQRETPVATNKDVYDNIRIITCLELEELTILVNKIIQTIQLNKIERQKKKSQNNSHHNDIQFFPDLKMRVIINGLEIMFKNTQFKQDSETTHSILRDILLRLRVIANESEGTQMQTLLLFPKDEFKISVPVGDTGRYKRMRSNHNGNSLGEYVCKFYADRVM; this is encoded by the coding sequence ATGTTAAGACCCTGTGCAGAGAAAGTTAGCAGAACGTATGGAGAGTGTGATATGATAGAGATTAATCACTGGGATTTGATTACTGCATGGGTTTCACCAAAAAAAATCGATTTAGCCAAATTTATTAGTTCCGCTTTACAAGATCAACCCTCTCAACTCTACTTCATCGACGCCACTAATTCATTCCCCATACGAGAATTCCAAAGAGAAACGCCTGTAGCAACCAATAAGGACGTCTACGATAATATTCGCATAATCACATGTCTGGAACTTGAAGAGTTGACTATCTTAGTTAATAAAATCATCCAaacaattcaattgaataagattgaaaggcaaaagaagaaaagtcAGAACAATAGCCATCACAATGACATCCAATTTTTTCCTGACTTGAAAATGCGCgtcattattaatggatTAGAGATTATGTTTAAAAATACTCAGTTCAAACAAGATTCGGAAACCACGCATTCTATATTGCGAGATATTTTATTGCGATTGAGAGTCATTGCGAATGAGAGCGAAGGCACTCAGATGCAAACGTTACTATTATTCCCAAAGGATGAATTCAAGATCAGTGTCCCCGTCGGTGATACAGGACGATACAAGAGAATGAGATCAAATCACAATGGGAATAGTTTAGGGGAATATGTCTGTAAATTTTATGCAGACCGCGTTATGTGA